In Paenibacillus xylanilyticus, the genomic window AGCTTGCTTGGTTTTGCCCCCTACTTCCGTTACTTCTTCTCCGGATACATTAGACTGGCTTAAATCCGCTTCTTCACGTCCACCTTTTTTAGTTCCAACATTGCCTTGAGCTGGGTACAGTTCCCCAAAAGCTCCCAGAGGAGATGGGGGCACCATGTTTTGTGAAGGATACGGATTCTGATATGCATACTCTACGGGCTGGTTTGGTACAATGTTTGGCCCCATATGCGTCTGTACACCATACGGGTCATACGAACCATACATTCCCCACGCAGGATCCTGATAACTGTAACCAGGGTGGCCATAATGGGGGTTATGCATATGTCCGCCACATCCACAAGGTGGATACGGAAGTGTTGAGTAAGGGGAAATAAACGGCTGTTGGTTCATATGTGTATCAGCAACGAATGGAGGGAATGGGCTGTTGACTTGTGCAGCAGGTGCGACTGGATAAGCATTTTCCTGCTGATATTCGGGAGCCAAATTCGGCGTATAGTTATTGTGGTTCTGCTCTGTCCATTGACCTTGATAAGAAGGGCTCACCGAATAAGGAGTAGCTTCAGGTAGCCCTGGGAACCCAGAATTGTGATTATATCCAGAAATATGTGATGATTCAGGAACAGCATAAACCTCTTGAACAGGGACAGGGATTTGAGCATATGGATGCTCAGCCGGCGCATGATGCAATTTTTTTCCACATCCACAAGGAGATTTGCTCGCGGGTGAAACGACAGACGGCGACTTCGTATTAGGGATGACTGGTAGCGGCATAATTTCAGGGGAAAGATTAGGCATGGTGTATGTTGGCACTTCCGGCAAAGGCTGTACTTCAGCAATTGGAGCGAGCTGTTCTTTTTTCTCAGGTGCCATCTCTGGTTTAACCTCAGGGAGCTCAGGTAACTGCGGCAGTACTTCCAATTCAGGCATCACATTTGGGATGACAGGATTTGCTGGTAAAGGTGCTGGTGCTGGAGTAGGAGCTGGCGTCTCTTCTACTGCCTTAGGTATCTCCGGTGCTGGTGGTGCTGGGGGTGCTGGCTCTTCTTTGACACCTGTATACTCCTTGCCTTCAGGCGAAAGCTTTTCATGAGCAGCAACATTACCTGTACTGCTTCCTGTAACCGTATTTCCCTGAACAGGTTGGGAGGGGATATAGACTGTCTCTCCTACAAGCAGGGCGTTCGGGTTTTTCAACTGAGGGTTCGCGTTGATCATATCCTTCAATGACACTCCCCAAGCCTGAGACAGCTTCCATAAAGAATCACCTTGCTGGACTTTGTGACTATGCAGTATTCCTTCCGGTTTTGGTGTTACAGGCTCTGCTGGAATTTTAACTTTCATACCGATATCCAGCTTGTCGGGATCAGTAATTTGCGGATTAGCCGCAATAATTTTGTCCAGGCCCACATTATATTTTTGGGACAGTAAATATAGCGTGTCGCCTTTTTTCACCATGTGTATTTTCACGGGGAACTAACCTCCTAGACGTGTTACTTGGGCAGTGCATTCGCCCATACCGTTACTACATCCTATGCAGAAACTGGGCTAATGACATCATCTAAACAAAAAAAATCCTCCCTGCCTCCAAAACCCGCACCCGATGTAGGATGCTGATCTTATTGGACAAGAAGGATATTGCATTTCAATATGTTCAGAAGGGTTACGCTTCCCAAACCTTATAACCGTCTTTGTCTACAATTTGACGGAACGCTTCGAGCAATCTCAATGTGACTGGGCCAGCTACACCCGATCCAATTGTTCTTCCATCAACCTCATATGCAGCGATGACTTCTGCGGCTGTTCCCGTGAAGAAGACTTCGTCAGCGATGTACACATCATGCAGGGTAAACGGAACTTCTTTTAGCTCCAGATCGAGTTCACCACATAAATCGATGATGGCCTGACGCGTGATTCCTTCCAGCGCTCCGAGGTAACAAGGCGGTGTGTAGACTACCCCATTTTTGATAATGAAAATGTTGTCACTAGATCCTTCGGTAACATATCCTTGGGAATTCAGCATGATTGCTTCGCCAACACCTGCATAGTTGGACTGGATTTTAACAAGTATGTTATTCAGATAATTTAATGATTTGATTTTGGGATTCAGTGCATCCGGGATATTCCGGCGCTGAGATACAGATACGGCCTTTAACCCTGTCAGATACGCTTCCTCAGGATAAATTGCCAGCTGCTCCACAATAATAATAACAGACGCTTTCGGGCAGCGCAGCGGATCCAGACCCAGATTACCAGGTCCACGAGATACGATTAAACGGATATAGCCGTTACGCATATCATTGCGGCGCACTGTTTCTGCCATTACTTCTAGCATTTCATCATAGGATAAAGGAATGTTCAAACTGATCGATCTTGCCGAATCGTACAGACGGTCCAAATGCGCTTTGCATCTGAAAATATTGCCGTTATAAATCCGGATACCTTCGAAAATTCCGTCCCCATACAAAAAGCCGTGATCATACACGGAAACGGTTGCGTTCTCCTTGGTTACATATTGACCATCCAAATAAATCCACTGTTCTGACATGGATGACTGCACCTCCGTTTAATTTCCAATCATTATCTCCCGAATCTTGAATTGTTCCATTACATTGTACAACATGGGGCAGGCTTTTACGTTAACGTTTTACCCATCTCAATGCCAATCCTCAGCAAATCCTACCCGTTTATTAGGTGGTTTTCAATGAAGGATATGTATAGCAGGGATAGCTGCCCAGAACACGGACCTGACAATTCAATGCCTCGATCTCAGCCATGGCTGCTGTGAGCAATACGGATTCTACGGTTTCTTCAACATCGATATAAAAATAGTAACTGCCCAGCCTTTTCTTCGTAGGACGAGACTCCAGCCTAGTCAAATTCAGCTTTCTCCAGGCAAATGCGGACAATACCTGATGCAGAGCACCAGGTGCATCTTCAGGCAGTGTAACCAGCAAACTTGTTTTCACATGATCCGGCTCACGTTGAATCTGCACTGGCTCATGACCAATCAGTACAAAACGGGTGTAATTGTTATCATGATCCGTCACCCGTTCAGCCATGATATTTAATCCATGCTTTTGTGCAGCAAGGCGGGTGCCAATAGCGGCCCAGCCCTTTCCGGGATTCTTTTTTACCAACTCGACCGCTTCTGCCGTACTATTGACGCCCTCAAGCTCAGCATCCGGGCAATGAAGACGGATAAAGTTCTGGCACTGCGGAATGGCTACCGGATGAGACATGATCTTGGTAATTTTGCTGAAGTCGTATGCACCGCTCCCGTCAGCGAACTCGGAACCATGTCCAATCACATTTTGTATGGAAGGATACACCCACTCCGCTTGCATTGGAATGTCCACTTCGTTAACCAGCCAGTCCATATGCAAACTAACGGAGCCTTCAATTGTATTTTCAATGGGAATAACGCTATATTGTGACTTGCCACTGTCCGTGGCGCGAAACACATCAGAAATCAGTTTGGAATGAAGCAGCTCCAGTGGTTCCCCATTAAACAGAAATTCTACAGCTTCATGGGAAACAGAGCCTTCAGGTAATACGGCAATTCGTTTCATGCTTTAACTTCCCCTTTAATTCTGTCCAAAAAAGGACGTTCATCTTGATCAGGCAGCACGGTTACACCGTCCAGGTCCGGATCCAGCCATAGCGGCGTTGCATTAATGCCTTCCTTGCCCATGGTCTCCATCAAATACTGTTCCAGCTCAGCTTTGCGGGGATCATGCCGATCCACCAATGTCAGAACCGTTGGTCCGGCTCCACTTAGTGCAGCTCCCAAAGCACCATGCTCTACAGCATGTTCCAATATTTCAGTCATGCCAGGTACCAAAGATGCCCGGTATGGTTGGTGAATACGATCCAGCATCGCCCTTTGTATCATATCCAGTCGTCCGCTGGCCAGCGCTGCAATCAACAGGGAAGACCTGCTGATATTATGCACGACATCAGACTTGTCAAATTGCTGTGGAATGACATTTCTTGCTTTGGAAGTCGATAGTTCGAAGTCTGGCACAATGACCAATGTCTGCAAATCCTGATGCGGCTCAATACGGATGTGATCCACACGACTTCCATCCCAAGCAGCCGCAATAATACCGCCATATAGAGAAGCCCCCACATTATCCGGGTGCTTTTCGAGCGAAGTAGCCATATCCATGAGCTTATCGTCCGATAGCGGAGAACCAATTAAAGCGTTCGCGGCAGCCAGAGCACCAACTATGGCAGATGCGCTGCTTCCCAGTCCGCGGGTAAGAGGAATATCCGAAAACATGGAAATCTCCAGTTCAGGAACAGACACGCCCGCCTCTTTGAATACCATCTGTGCGACTTCGTAAATTAGATTGGATCTATCCGTTGGCAAACCATTCAGATGATCTCCATACAGATGAAACACCGTCTGTTCGGACGGCTTCATCTCAATCCAGGCATACAAAGACAATGCCATGCCCAGGGTATCAAACCCTGGACCCAGATTGGCTGTACTTGCAGGTACTTTTACTGTAACTCGTTGCTGCAAACTCATACGGATTGCTGCTCCAGCTGTGCAATAGCCGCCATAACCGCTTCTTCCGAATCATCGACTACAAGCGGCTCTGTTGCTACCGTTTTGATCGCGATGTTCGGATCTTTCAAACCATGACCCGTCAAGACACATACAACCGTCTCTCCGCCTTTAAAGTATCCTTCCTGCTTCAATTTATATACTCCCGCAACCGAAGCAGCCGATGCCGGTTCAGCGAAGATACCTTCCCGCGCTGCAATTGTACGATATGCTGTCAAGATTTCCTCGTCCGTTACATAGTTGATCTGTCCACCGGACTCTTCAGCCGCAGTCACAGCGGTCTTCCAGCTAGCCG contains:
- a CDS encoding LysM peptidoglycan-binding domain-containing protein; protein product: MKIHMVKKGDTLYLLSQKYNVGLDKIIAANPQITDPDKLDIGMKVKIPAEPVTPKPEGILHSHKVQQGDSLWKLSQAWGVSLKDMINANPQLKNPNALLVGETVYIPSQPVQGNTVTGSSTGNVAAHEKLSPEGKEYTGVKEEPAPPAPPAPEIPKAVEETPAPTPAPAPLPANPVIPNVMPELEVLPQLPELPEVKPEMAPEKKEQLAPIAEVQPLPEVPTYTMPNLSPEIMPLPVIPNTKSPSVVSPASKSPCGCGKKLHHAPAEHPYAQIPVPVQEVYAVPESSHISGYNHNSGFPGLPEATPYSVSPSYQGQWTEQNHNNYTPNLAPEYQQENAYPVAPAAQVNSPFPPFVADTHMNQQPFISPYSTLPYPPCGCGGHMHNPHYGHPGYSYQDPAWGMYGSYDPYGVQTHMGPNIVPNQPVEYAYQNPYPSQNMVPPSPLGAFGELYPAQGNVGTKKGGREEADLSQSNVSGEEVTEVGGKTKQASAKTGTTKRRTSKSSGKRTSKVSVSSANGRRNSEAEKRNSNKKRRNPWIQS
- the ilvE gene encoding branched-chain-amino-acid transaminase, which codes for MSEQWIYLDGQYVTKENATVSVYDHGFLYGDGIFEGIRIYNGNIFRCKAHLDRLYDSARSISLNIPLSYDEMLEVMAETVRRNDMRNGYIRLIVSRGPGNLGLDPLRCPKASVIIIVEQLAIYPEEAYLTGLKAVSVSQRRNIPDALNPKIKSLNYLNNILVKIQSNYAGVGEAIMLNSQGYVTEGSSDNIFIIKNGVVYTPPCYLGALEGITRQAIIDLCGELDLELKEVPFTLHDVYIADEVFFTGTAAEVIAAYEVDGRTIGSGVAGPVTLRLLEAFRQIVDKDGYKVWEA
- the pheA gene encoding prephenate dehydratase — translated: MKRIAVLPEGSVSHEAVEFLFNGEPLELLHSKLISDVFRATDSGKSQYSVIPIENTIEGSVSLHMDWLVNEVDIPMQAEWVYPSIQNVIGHGSEFADGSGAYDFSKITKIMSHPVAIPQCQNFIRLHCPDAELEGVNSTAEAVELVKKNPGKGWAAIGTRLAAQKHGLNIMAERVTDHDNNYTRFVLIGHEPVQIQREPDHVKTSLLVTLPEDAPGALHQVLSAFAWRKLNLTRLESRPTKKRLGSYYFYIDVEETVESVLLTAAMAEIEALNCQVRVLGSYPCYTYPSLKTT
- the thrB gene encoding homoserine kinase; this translates as MSLQQRVTVKVPASTANLGPGFDTLGMALSLYAWIEMKPSEQTVFHLYGDHLNGLPTDRSNLIYEVAQMVFKEAGVSVPELEISMFSDIPLTRGLGSSASAIVGALAAANALIGSPLSDDKLMDMATSLEKHPDNVGASLYGGIIAAAWDGSRVDHIRIEPHQDLQTLVIVPDFELSTSKARNVIPQQFDKSDVVHNISRSSLLIAALASGRLDMIQRAMLDRIHQPYRASLVPGMTEILEHAVEHGALGAALSGAGPTVLTLVDRHDPRKAELEQYLMETMGKEGINATPLWLDPDLDGVTVLPDQDERPFLDRIKGEVKA